ATGAGGGGGCCTTCCAGGGCCGCCACCATGGCGAAGGGAAACCGGTCGACCTCGAGACACAGTGCGACGTCGTCGGGATGAGCCCCCTGGCGTACGCCTTGCGCCAGCTCGGCGGCGGCACGTGACCCGGCAGCGCGACGGAGGAACGCGGTCGCGTCCGTCCCGGCCTCGGTGGCCCTGCGAGCGATGTACTGCGCGCACGCCAGATCCTCCTCGGCCTGGCCGTCCTCACCCGTCACCACGAACGTGACACCGCTGCTCCTGCGGGTCCGCAGGAGCCGCGCCGTGGCCTCCGCCACCACGAAGCCGGCGCACAGCACCAGCGACGCGTCCTTGACCGCGAGGGCGCCGACCGTCCCTGCCGTGGTCTTCTGCACGACGGTCCGCCCGCGAAGGTCGGCGGACCGCAGCAGCCCGGGCGAGTTGACCATGTCGAACCCGGGCGCGGGCGGCCCGTCCTTGAGCGCCGCCCAATCCGGGTGGCGCGCCTTGAGCGCCAGCGCTTCGTCCAGCGACTCGGCGAGAACGATCCGCTCCGCCCCCTGCGCGAAGGCCCAGGCCGCCACCGTGAAGGCACGCATGACGTCGACCACGACCGCCACGGCCGGGACTTCGGCCAGCTCGGCGATGCCGACGAAACGAGAGTCCATGCCGGCCATGCTCGCGGACACCCGCCCCCCGACACCCGGGAAGTGAGCCACGTCACACAGGCGCACCGGGATGCGGCACCTCCGGCCGGGGCATCCCGGACAGGCACCGGAACCGGGCCGCGGAGGTACCCCGCCATCAACCGATCGGCTGATGCCGCTTCGAGCGCGATGGCCGATGTCCCCCTCCGCGCTGCCCCGGCATGCTCTTGCACATGTCGATCATCCAAGTCAGCGGCCTGCACAAGGCGTACGGGGGCAGGAAGGCCGTCGACGGCGTCTCCTTCGCCGTCGAGGAGGGGGAGATCTTCGGGATCCTCGGCCCCAACGGTGCCGGCAAGTCCACCACCGTCGAGTGCGTGGAGGGACTGCGCCGCCCCGACAGCGGCAGTGTCCGTGTCGCCGGGTACGACCCCGCCACCGACCGCGGCCCCCTCACCCGCATCC
Above is a genomic segment from Streptomyces glaucescens containing:
- a CDS encoding 2-phosphosulfolactate phosphatase encodes the protein MDSRFVGIAELAEVPAVAVVVDVMRAFTVAAWAFAQGAERIVLAESLDEALALKARHPDWAALKDGPPAPGFDMVNSPGLLRSADLRGRTVVQKTTAGTVGALAVKDASLVLCAGFVVAEATARLLRTRRSSGVTFVVTGEDGQAEEDLACAQYIARRATEAGTDATAFLRRAAGSRAAAELAQGVRQGAHPDDVALCLEVDRFPFAMVAALEGPLMVVRPRAVPPPAGDAVI